One window of the Benincasa hispida cultivar B227 chromosome 3, ASM972705v1, whole genome shotgun sequence genome contains the following:
- the LOC120074654 gene encoding UDP-N-acetylglucosamine--dolichyl-phosphate N-acetylglucosaminephosphotransferase-like: MAARKRASANPSVKEPSPNEIEKTHHSKSAITDDPPIAPPKSGFVFKLILFFSVPYLYLIFYYYKIDLELRRSIIINAGLSLAGFFVTLRMIPVASRYVIRRNLFGYDINKRGTPQGAVKVPESLGIVVGISFLVLAIVFQYFNFTSDSNWLVEYNAALASICFMTLLGFVDDVLDVPWRVKLLLPSFAALPLLMAYAGHTTIIIPKPLIPYLGMDVLDLGWIYKLYMGLLAVFCTNSINIHAGLNGLEVGQTVVIAFAILVHNVMQIGASTDPEYKQAHAFSIYLVQPLLATSLGLLAYNWYPSSVFVGDTYTYFAGMTMAVVGILGHFSETLLIFFFPQVLNFLLSLPQLFGFVACPRHRLPRFDPQTGLLTGTNDGTLVNFFLRIFGRKTEKSLCTYLLVFQGVFCCFCFLLRYLLAGWYK, from the exons ATGGCTGCTCGTAAGAGAGCTTCTGCAAACCCATCAGTAAAAGAACCTTCTCCCAACGAAATTGAAAAAACCCACCATAGCAAATCCGCAATAACGGATGATCCGCCCATTGCGCCACCCAAATCAGGTTTTGTCTTCAAGctcattctctttttctctgTCCCATACCTGTACCTCATCTTCTACTACTACAAGATCGATTTAGAGCTCAGAAGATCAATCATCATCAATGCCGGACTCAGTCTCGCTGGGTTCTTTGTCACTCTGCGAATGATACCCGTTGCCTCCAGATACGTTATTAGACGTAATTTATTTGGCTATGATATCAACAAGCGGGGTACTCCTCAAGGCGCTGTCAAAGT ACCTGAGTCGCTTGGAATTGTTGTGGGGATTTCCTTCTTGGTCTTGGCAATTGTGTTTCAGTATTTTAACTTCACATCAGACTCAAAT TGGCTTGTTGAGTACAATGCAGCCTTGGCATCTATTTGCTTCATGACTTTGCTTGGATTTGTAGATGATGTTCTCGATGTGCCCTGGAGAGT GAAACTGCTACTGCCATCGTTTGCTGCTCTTCCTTTGTTGATGGCTTATGCTGGACACACTACTATTATAATCCCGAAGCCTTTGATTCCATACCTTGGAATGGATGTTTTAGATCTTG GATGGATATATAAGCTTTATATGGGACTATTGGCAGTATTCTGTACAAACTCCATTAACATCCATGCTGGTTTAAACGGTTTAGAAGTTGGGCAAACAGTTGTCATTGCATTTGCG ATCTTGGTTCACAATGTCATGCAAATTGGAGCATCGACAGATCCCGAGTACAAGCAGGCCCATGCATTTTCTATTTATCTCGTTCAACCCCTATTAGCCACATCCTTAGGCTTGCTCGCTTACAATTG GTACCCTTCATCCGTCTTTGTTGGAGATACCTATACATACTTTGCGGGGATGACTATGGCTGTGGTTGGGATTTTAGGTCATTTTAG TGAAACTCTTCTgatcttttttttccctcaagTTCTGAACTTCCTTCTGTCACTCCCCCAG TTATTTGGATTTGTTGCATGTCCACGTCATCGGCTGCCTAG ATTTGATCCTCAGACTGGACTACTGACTGGAACAAACGATGGAACACTTGTGAACTTTTTCTTGCGAATATTCGGTAGAAAAACAGAGAAATCACTTTGCACCTATCTTCTTGTTTTCCAG GGCGTTTTCTGCTGCTTTTGTTTCTTGCTGAGGTATTTGCTTGCTGGATGGTATAAATGA